A genomic window from Solanum dulcamara chromosome 11, daSolDulc1.2, whole genome shotgun sequence includes:
- the LOC129872439 gene encoding uncharacterized protein LOC129872439, with product MVYQAMEKIKIIEERFQTTQSCKKSYTNVRRRDLEFELHNWIYLKVSPMKAFIHPVFHISMLKKCLEDLSLIIPTESIKVKESLSYEEILVQILDQQVHKLRTKEVASVKVLWRNHFVKEATWEAEEDIKARYPYLFVPPNDDVDGNVPSLSLI from the exons ATGGTttaccaagccatggagaagatAAAGATCATCGAAGAGAGGTTTCAAACTACTCAGAGTTGCaagaaatcctacactaatgttaggaggagagatctGGAGTTCGAATTGCACAATTGGATATACTTGAAagtctcacccatgaagg CAtttattcatcccgtgtttcacatctctatgcttaagaagtgtttggaaGATCTTTCACTTATTATCCCAACTGAGAGCATTaaggtgaaagagagtttgagttatgaagagattcttgTTCAGATTTTAGATCAGCAAGTTCACAAATTGAGAACAAAGGAGGTAGCATCCGTCAAAGTTCTATGGCGAAATCACTTTGTTAAAgaagctacatgggaagctgaagaggatatcAAAGCTAGATACCCTTATCTATTTGTGCCTCCCAATGATGATGTCGATGGTAATGTTCCTTCTCTATCTTTGATTTGA